GGTGGCGGCCGCGACCTCCTCCACCCGCTCGTCATCCGGGAGGAGCTTCCGGTAGTCGTCCCGGATGGTGAGGATGCAGCTCGGCTCGAGCCCCACCAGCGGCACGCCGCGCCGGGCGAGCGGGTGTAGAACCTCCACATTGCGCCGCGCGTTCTCCCGGGCGTCGTCCACCAGCCCCTCGGAGAGCATCGGCCGCCCGCAGCAGACGACCTCCGGCAGCAGCACCCGCACCCCGGCGGCGGCGAAGAGCCTTGCGGCACCTTCGCCTATCCGGGGGCTCTGGTACTCGTTCCAGGTGTCGTTGAAGAGCGCCACCTCTGCGGGCCCCTCCCCCTGCGGGAGCGCCGGGAAGCGCCGGGAGAAGGGCACCGGGGCCACCTGCGGCAGCTTCCGGCGCCGGTCTATGCCGACGAGGGAGGCGGCCAGGCGGACCGGGAGGCTCCCGGCGAGGGCGTTGTAGAGGCCGGGGACCCGGGAGGCCAGGGCGAGCTGGCGCCGGATGTGCCCGGCGAGCCGCTGCCGCAGCGAGAAGCCGTGGGCCCGGCCCATCTGGTAGAGGACCTCGGTCTTCATCGAGGCCACGTCCACCCGGGAGGGGCACTCGGTCTTGCACGCCTTGCATCCGACGCAGAGGTCCATGACCTCCCGCATCCGCCGCCCCGTGAGCTCCTCCGGGGGCAGCGTCCCGTCCAGCACCGAGCGCAGCAGGTTCGCCCGCGCCCGGGTGGTGTCCCGCTCGTCGCGGGTGACCATGTAGGAGGGGCACATGGTCCCGGAGAGCCTCTTGCGGCAGAAGCCCGAGCCGTTGCACAGCTCCACCGCGGCGGCGAAGCCCCCCTGGGAGGAGAAGTCCAGCCCGGTGCGCACCGGCAGCCGCCGGTGGCCGGGCCCGATGCGCAGGTTGCGGTCCATCGGCGGGGGGTCGACGATCACGCCGGGGTTCAGCAGTCCCTCCGGGTCGAAGAGGCGCTTGACCTCCCCGAAGGCCCGCAGGATCTCATCGCCGTACATCCTCCCGAGGAACTCCGAACGGGAGAGCCCGTCGCCGTGTTCGCCGGAGATGGAGCCCCCGAGCTCCGCCACGAGCTCCGCGACCTCCTCGGCGATGCACCGCATCCGCCGGACGCCCCGCTCGTCGGAGGTGTCGAGCGCCGGACGGACGTGCATGCACCCCACGGAGGCGTGCCCGTAGAAGCAGGCCCAGGTCCCGTTTCGCTGCACGATCTCCTCGAAGCGCACCAGAAACTCCTCCAGCCGCTCCGGGGGTACCGCCGCGTCCTCGACGAAGGCCACCGGCTTCTCTTTGTCCGCCGTGCCGAGCAGGAGCGGGAGGGTGGACTTTCTGAGCCTGACGGTCTGTTCCTGCTCGGCCTCCGAGCGCAGCGGGACGGCCGCCGAGGCGCCCACTTCGCCACCGAGCTCGCCGATGCCGGCGAGTCGCTCCTCGACCTCCTCCCGGCTCCCGCTCCACTCCGCGAGCAGCAGCGCCCGCGGCTCGCCGCGCACGAAGCGGGTGGCCCCGGCGTAGGCGGGGTTGGCCCGGGCGCGGCCTATGGCCACGTCGTCGAGCATCTCCACGGCCGAGGGTCCGGTCTCGAGCAGCCGTACGGTGGCCCTCGCGGCCTCCGCCAGGCTCCCGAACTCGAAGGAGGCCAGCCCCCGGGCCTCCGGCAGCTCGCGCAGGCAGACCTCGGCGCGGGTGACGACCGCGAGCGTCCCCTCGGAGCCGCAGACGATGCGGGTGAGGTCCACCACCTCCGGGTCGACCAGGGCGTCGAGGCCGTACCCGGAGACCCGCCGGATCAGGCGCGGGAAGCGGCGCTTTATCTCGGTTCCGTAGCGCTCCCCGATCTCGAGTGCCCCGCGCAGCAGCCGGGCCTCGGCCCCCCCGCCCCGCGCCCTCCTTTCGGCCTCCGAACGGGAGAGCGGCCTGAGCTTCACCACCTCGCCGCTCGCCAGCACGCACCGCAGGCCCAGAACCTGATCTGCGGTCGTCCCGTAGACGATCGAGCGCATCCCGGCGGAGTTGTTCCCGATCATGCCGCCCAGAGTGGCCACGTCCGAGGTGGAGGTGTCCGCCCCGAAGACGAGCCCGTGCGGCCTCACCAGCGCGTTGAGCTCCCCCTGCACCACCCCGGGCTCGACGGTGCAGCGCCGCCGCTCGGGGTCCAGCTCCACCACCCCGGCCATCTCCGAGACGTCCAGCGCGAGGCCCGAAGCGGTGGCCTGCCCCGCCAGGGAGGTGCCGGTCCCCCGGGGGGTTATGGCGAGCCCAAGGGCGCGGGCGGCCTCGAGCGCCCGCTGCACGTCGGCTTCGCTGCGGGCGACGACGACACCGACCGGACGCCGCTTGTAGATGGAGGCGTCGGTGGCGTACAGGGCGCGGTAGGCCGGGTCGGTGCGCAGGTGGCCGTCGAGCTTCCCTTCGAGCCTCTCGCGGAGGCCCCGGATGAGGTCCGCCGTCTCCATGTCCCAAGTATAGCCCTCGCCTCCCCGGGAGTCCGCCGGGGCGACCTTCTCTCTGAGATAATGCGCGCGTCGGTGTCACACGACGGCCGGAGGCGGGAGTGGTTCCGGGTTTTCTGCGGCGCAGGTGGTTCCAGATCCCGGTCGGCGGCCTCGTCCCGCTGCCGGGCAGGCTGCGCGAGGCCCGGCGCCGAGGAAACCCCGGGCGCGAGGCGTACGTAAGATAGATATCCCTGGTGGGAAACCGGACGACCCCCCGAGAAGGAGGGAGGTTGAGGAGGCGAGAGAGAGCCCTGCTCGAACAGGCGAAGCTGGTTCTGGACTTCAACTGGACCGGCGGGTACACCAAGCCCGGCCCCCGGCTCTACCCGCACCAGTGGTCGTGGGACTCGGCCCTGATCTCCATCGGCTACAGCCACTACGACCAGGACCGGGCGGAGAGCGAGCTGCTGCACCTCTTCGACGCCCAGTGGAGAAACGGGCTCCTGCCCCAGATAGTCTTCAACCCCTCCTTCGGGGACTACTTCCCGGGCCCCGGCTTCTGGCACGCCCAGGAGAGCCCCGACGCCCCGCGGAACCACAGAACCTCGGGCGTGGTTCAGCCCCCCGTACACGCCACCGCCGTCCGGCTCGTCTACGAGCGGGCCCGGGACAGGGGCCGGGCCCGGGAGTTTCTGGAGCGGGCCTACCCGCACCTCGTCTTTTGGCACGATTATCTGCACCGGGAGCGCGACCCGCGGGACGAGGGGCTGGCCTACATCCGGCACCCCTGGGAGAGCGGGATGGACAACTCCCCCCTGTGGGACGCCATCCTGCAGCGGCTGCACCTGCGGGAGGACGAGATCCCATCCTACCGGCGGGTGGACGTGCACACCGTCTCGGAGCAGGACAGGCCCACGAGCGCCGCCTACGACCGGTTCGCCTACCTGGTGAGGCTCTTCGCGACGCACGGCTACGACGAGGCCGCGATCCGCGAGGAATGCCCATTTCTGGTGCAGGACGTGCTCTTCAACAGCCTCCTGTGCCGGGCGGAGGCGGACCTCGCGGAGCTCGCCCCGGAGATCGGGGAGGACCCTGCGCCGCACCGCGAGCGGGCCCGAAGGACGGCCCGCGCCATCGATGAGAAGCTCTGGGACGAGGAACACGGAACCTACCTGGACTACGACCTGGCGGCGGGGAGGCCCATCCACGTCTACTGCGCGTCGAACTTCCTCCCGCTCTTCGCTGGCGTCCCGGACGAGGAGCGCGCCCGGCGGATGGTGGACTTCCTGGAACACGGGGGCTTCGGCCTCTCGGACCGCAGGATGAGGCCGGTCCCCAGCTACGACGTGCACGGCTTCGGCTTCTCCCCCACCCGCTACTGGCGGGGGCCGGTCTGGATAAACATAGACTGGTTCCTCCTGCGAGGCCTGGAGCGCTACGGATACCGGGAGCACTCGGCCCGCCTTAGCACCACGATAAGGGAGCTCTGCGAGAGGAGCGGCTTCTACGAGTACTTCGACCCCTTCACCGGGCAGGGGCACGGCTCGGTGCTCTTCTCCTGGTCGGCGGCGCTGCTCGTGGACGTTCTCCTGGCGGCCGCAGACGAAGCCCCCTCACCACGGCAGCCGTGAGACGGTCCCTGCTGCGCAACGCGGTCTTTCTGGCCTCCGTGGGACTGGCGGTCCACCTCCTGCTGCCCCGCATCCCGGGGGTCGAGCGCTCGCTGGAGCTGGTCTCCCGGGCGTCCGCACCCCTGGTCGCGGCCGCTCTCGCCGCCGAGCTGCTGAGCGAGCTCTCCTACGCCGCCCTCCTCGGAAGGGCGATTGCCGCCGCAGCCGGGATCCCGCCGCGCCTGCGGAGCAGGCGCGGCTTCGGCAACTGGTACATGCTGCGGCTGACGGTGACGGGATACGGAGCCTCGCACGCCCTGCCCGGAGGTGGAGCAGCCGGGGCGGCGGTCGCCTACACCGCGCTGCGCAACCGGGGCCTCGGACGCCGCCGGATCGGGCTGGCGCTCGCCACCACCTCGGCGCTCACCTACGGGGCGCTGGGGGTGATCCTGGCGGGGAGCCTGCTCTACCTGCTCGTCCGGGGCAACCTCGACCCGACGGCCCGAACGGCGGCCTCGTTGGGGTTCTCCCTGACGCTGGCCGGCTTCGTGGGAACTTACGCCGTGTACCGCAACCCGCTGCCGGTGAGGCTTGCGCTAGAGGGGACAGCGAGGGCGCTTTTGCAACTGGTGGGCAAAAACCTTCCCGGAAGAGAAGCCGCCCTGGAACGGGGCCTGCTGCGCCTCAAGGCCGAGCTCGGCGCCCTGCGAAGAGAGCTGATGTCCGCGCGTCCGGGCGAGGCCCTCCGCATGGGCGCCCTCGCGCTCGGGTTCTGGGCCTTCGACGCGCTCTGCCTGCTGATCATGTTCCGGGCCCTCGGCGTCGACGCGGGGACCGCGGAGCTGCTGGCCGCCTACGGCATCGCGACCGCAGCCGGCACGCTCCCCCTGACGCCGGGCGGCATCGGGGTCTTCGAGACGACGATCCTGGCCGTACTGGTGCTCTTCGGGATCGGGGCCGAGGCCGCCGTCCCGGTGCTCGGCTACCGGCTCTTCAACTTCTGGCTGCCCATACCGCTGGCGGCGCTCCTCTACCCCACGCTGCACAGCAGGCCGGGCCCGCGGCCCCCGCTCTCGCGCTTCAGGCGCCGCTATTCGTAGTACTCGGGGGCCTTCTTGAGGGCCCTGAACTTCTCCATGTCGTGTCCGTAGCCCAGAGTGGCGTCGTGCTTTCTGGCGAGCTGCTTTATCTGGTACATCGAGTTGAAGTAAGCCACCGTGTCGTAGACGATCCCCGAGAGCACCCACTCCTTCAGGTTTCTCTCCAGGTAGATGGCGTCGGAGGTGAAGATAAAGGTCCCGGAGTGTTCGGTGTGGGCGACCATCCCGATAAGGCCCGGCGTGTGCCCCGGCCAGTGGTAGAGGTGCAGGTCCGGAGCCAGCTCCAGGTGCGGGCCGATCATCAGGTCGTAGTTGAGGTTGGGCATGTCGAAGTCGCCCTTGACGTAGGCCCCGGAGTAGTCCACCGGCCCCTTGTGGGTGACCTTGAGCGCGTGGGCGAACTCGGCGTCGTGGACGATGATCCCGCGCCTGCCGGCCTTGGTCCCGCGGAAGAAGTCCAGACACCCGCAGTGGTCGAGGTGCAGATGTGAGATGACGACGATGTCTATGTCGCTCATCTTGAGGTTGAGCTGCTCGAGCTGCATCGGCAGGTACTGCCGTTCCTCGGCCCGGTAAGGGAAGATGGGCTGCAACGCCTCGGGCCAGCGGCTCTCCCATTCGGGATGGCAGGTGCCGTCGAAGAGCACCCAGCCGAGGTCGGGGTGCTCGACGAGCACGGTGTAGGTGGGGATGGTGACCCAGTCGGCCTGCGGGTGCTTGTTGTCCACGGTGGCGGGCTTGGGGTTGAGGACCAGCCAGGCCATGTCCAGCTCGAGGGTGCCGTTGTCCAGAACGAAGAGCTTCATCGTGCCCCTTCCTCTCCTCCGTTTCCCGGGGAAATCTCCGAAACTGTATACTAAGCCAGGTGCGGCCACGGGAGCAAGGAGGGGGGTTCCCGACCGGCACGCACGCCGACCGCCGTCCGGGGGATGTGGATCGCGGAGACTCCCGGAAGGCTGGGGCACCCCTTCGGGCGCTCCAGCCGAGGGGAAGGAGGAGGAACGAGCATGGGCGAGACGCGAACTCGAGAGGAGCTGAGGAGTCATCCGGCGATCATCGGGGGCGAGCGGGTAAGCCCAAAGAGGGGCTTTTTCGAGGATATCGACCCCTCCACCGGAGAGCCATGCGCCCTGGTGGCCCGCTGCGCCCGGGAGGAGGTGGACCGGGCCATCGAGGCGGCGCGGGAGGCTCACGAAGAGACCTGGCGCCGCACCACCCCGGCCGAGCGGGCGCGGGTGCTGCACCGGATCTCCCGGCTGCTGAACGAGAAGCGCGAGGAGATAGCCCGCCTGGAGAGCCTCGACACCGGCAAGCCCCTCAGCCAGGCCCGCGCCGACGCGGCGGTCGCGGCCCGCTACTTCGAGTTCTACGCCAACACCATCGAGTCCTTCTACGGCGAGACCATCCCCGCGCTCTCCGACACCCTCGTCTACACCCTGCGCGAGCCCCACGGGGTGACGGCGCACATCATCCCCTGGAACTATCCCATCCAGATCAGCTGCCGCACGGTGGCCCCGGCTCTGGCCACCGGCAACTGTTGCGTGCTCAAGCCGGCGGAGGAGGCGCCGCTGACGGCACTGCGGCTGGGGGAGCTGGCGCTGGAGGCCGGGCTGCCGCCGGGAGCGCTGAACGTGGTGCCCGGCTACGGCGAGGAGGCGGGGGCGGCGCTCGCAGCGCATGATGGCATAGACCACCTGGCCTTCACCGGCTCGGTGGAGGTGGGCCGTCTGGTCGGCAGGTCCGCCGCCGGGAACGTCGTCCCGGTGACGCTGGAGTTGGGGGGCAAGTCCCCGAACATCGTGCTCGCCGACGCCGACCTGGAGCGCGCGGTGCCGGTGATCGTCAACTCCATAATCCAGAACGCGGGGCAGACCTGCTCTGCGGGCTCGCGGCTGCTGGTGGAGAGCCGGATGCACGAGGAGGTCGTCGAGCGGGTGGCCTCGCGCTTCCGTGAGATCCGGATGGGTCCCGGTCCCGAGGATCCGGACCTCGGCCCCATCATCTCCGAGGCCCAGCGCGAGCGGGTGAAGGGCTACGTCGAGGCCGGACAGCGAGAGGCGGAGCTCGTGACCGGCGGCGACATCCCCGACGACCCCGCCCTTCCCGGTGGCTTCTACTTCGAGCCCACCCTCTTCGACGGCGTCTCGCCCGAAGCCACCATCTTCCGGGAGGAGATCTTCGGCCCGGTGCTCGTCACCTCGACCTTTGAGGACATAGAGGAGGCCGCCGCGCTGGCCAACGCCACCGACTACGGTCTGATCGCCGCGGTCTGGACCCGTGATGTGGGCAAGGCCCACTGGCTCGCCCGGGAGCTGCGCGTCGGGCAGGTGTACGTGAACACCTACGGCGCCGGCGGCGGCGTGGAGCTGCCCTTCGGCGGCTTCAAGAGATCGGGCCACGGCCGGGAGAAGGGCTACGAGGCCCTCTACGAGTACACCCGGACGAAGACCGTGGCGCTGAACTACGCTCGGTGAGAGGGATGGGGGCGTGACCCCCATCCCCTTCTCCGGCTACCAGTTCTCCATGGACTCGCGGAGGATGTTCGCCAGGTCCTCCTCGGTGACCTCCTTCGGGGTGAGGACGAGCAGCCGCTGCTGCTTCATCGCCCCCTCCACGAGGGCCGGGATGTCCTCCTCGGTGTAGCCGAACTCCGCCACGCCTCGGGGGGCGCCCACGTCCTTCATGAGCTGGATGAGCACCTCGGGCAGGGTGTTCTCGTCCGGGTTCTCTATAGGACCGCCCGAGAGCAGCTCGGCGACCCGGTGGTGGCGCTCCGGGGAGGCGTCGTAGGTGAAACGGAAGGCCGCCGGGGCCGTCACGATCACCGACCAGCCGTGCGGGACGAAGGGGTGGTCCTGCGGGTAGCCGGGCGGCCGGTACTCGTGCCTGAGGCCGGCTATGGGGTAGGCGCAGGCGTGCGGGATGTGAACCCCGGCCGACCCGAAGCCCACCCCGGCGAGCGAGGCCCCGAGCATCATGTGGCCGCGGGCCTCCACGTCCTTCCCGTCGGCGACCGCGCGCCGCAGGTAACGCCCCCCGTACTCCAGCGCCTTGGAGGACCACATGTCCGCGATCGGGTTCGACCCCTGGTACGGCGGCCGGTCGTCGGGGCTCTTGGGCTTCGGGCGGGTGTTGTAGGGGCGGGCCA
The Rubrobacter xylanophilus genome window above contains:
- a CDS encoding FAD-binding and (Fe-S)-binding domain-containing protein, yielding METADLIRGLRERLEGKLDGHLRTDPAYRALYATDASIYKRRPVGVVVARSEADVQRALEAARALGLAITPRGTGTSLAGQATASGLALDVSEMAGVVELDPERRRCTVEPGVVQGELNALVRPHGLVFGADTSTSDVATLGGMIGNNSAGMRSIVYGTTADQVLGLRCVLASGEVVKLRPLSRSEAERRARGGGAEARLLRGALEIGERYGTEIKRRFPRLIRRVSGYGLDALVDPEVVDLTRIVCGSEGTLAVVTRAEVCLRELPEARGLASFEFGSLAEAARATVRLLETGPSAVEMLDDVAIGRARANPAYAGATRFVRGEPRALLLAEWSGSREEVEERLAGIGELGGEVGASAAVPLRSEAEQEQTVRLRKSTLPLLLGTADKEKPVAFVEDAAVPPERLEEFLVRFEEIVQRNGTWACFYGHASVGCMHVRPALDTSDERGVRRMRCIAEEVAELVAELGGSISGEHGDGLSRSEFLGRMYGDEILRAFGEVKRLFDPEGLLNPGVIVDPPPMDRNLRIGPGHRRLPVRTGLDFSSQGGFAAAVELCNGSGFCRKRLSGTMCPSYMVTRDERDTTRARANLLRSVLDGTLPPEELTGRRMREVMDLCVGCKACKTECPSRVDVASMKTEVLYQMGRAHGFSLRQRLAGHIRRQLALASRVPGLYNALAGSLPVRLAASLVGIDRRRKLPQVAPVPFSRRFPALPQGEGPAEVALFNDTWNEYQSPRIGEGAARLFAAAGVRVLLPEVVCCGRPMLSEGLVDDARENARRNVEVLHPLARRGVPLVGLEPSCILTIRDDYRKLLPDDERVEEVAAATRLFEEALLEVGEGLRLEPGPPVLLHGHCHQKALVGTGPTERALGLAAESVEVVDSGCCGMAGLFGYESSHYEVSMRMGERVLFPAVRESGGEVVAPGTSCRQQILDGTGRRALHPAEYLAARLPA
- a CDS encoding amylo-alpha-1,6-glucosidase; protein product: MRRRERALLEQAKLVLDFNWTGGYTKPGPRLYPHQWSWDSALISIGYSHYDQDRAESELLHLFDAQWRNGLLPQIVFNPSFGDYFPGPGFWHAQESPDAPRNHRTSGVVQPPVHATAVRLVYERARDRGRAREFLERAYPHLVFWHDYLHRERDPRDEGLAYIRHPWESGMDNSPLWDAILQRLHLREDEIPSYRRVDVHTVSEQDRPTSAAYDRFAYLVRLFATHGYDEAAIREECPFLVQDVLFNSLLCRAEADLAELAPEIGEDPAPHRERARRTARAIDEKLWDEEHGTYLDYDLAAGRPIHVYCASNFLPLFAGVPDEERARRMVDFLEHGGFGLSDRRMRPVPSYDVHGFGFSPTRYWRGPVWINIDWFLLRGLERYGYREHSARLSTTIRELCERSGFYEYFDPFTGQGHGSVLFSWSAALLVDVLLAAADEAPSPRQP
- a CDS encoding lysylphosphatidylglycerol synthase transmembrane domain-containing protein, coding for MRRSLLRNAVFLASVGLAVHLLLPRIPGVERSLELVSRASAPLVAAALAAELLSELSYAALLGRAIAAAAGIPPRLRSRRGFGNWYMLRLTVTGYGASHALPGGGAAGAAVAYTALRNRGLGRRRIGLALATTSALTYGALGVILAGSLLYLLVRGNLDPTARTAASLGFSLTLAGFVGTYAVYRNPLPVRLALEGTARALLQLVGKNLPGREAALERGLLRLKAELGALRRELMSARPGEALRMGALALGFWAFDALCLLIMFRALGVDAGTAELLAAYGIATAAGTLPLTPGGIGVFETTILAVLVLFGIGAEAAVPVLGYRLFNFWLPIPLAALLYPTLHSRPGPRPPLSRFRRRYS
- a CDS encoding N-acyl homoserine lactonase family protein, translated to MKLFVLDNGTLELDMAWLVLNPKPATVDNKHPQADWVTIPTYTVLVEHPDLGWVLFDGTCHPEWESRWPEALQPIFPYRAEERQYLPMQLEQLNLKMSDIDIVVISHLHLDHCGCLDFFRGTKAGRRGIIVHDAEFAHALKVTHKGPVDYSGAYVKGDFDMPNLNYDLMIGPHLELAPDLHLYHWPGHTPGLIGMVAHTEHSGTFIFTSDAIYLERNLKEWVLSGIVYDTVAYFNSMYQIKQLARKHDATLGYGHDMEKFRALKKAPEYYE
- a CDS encoding aldehyde dehydrogenase family protein, which codes for MGETRTREELRSHPAIIGGERVSPKRGFFEDIDPSTGEPCALVARCAREEVDRAIEAAREAHEETWRRTTPAERARVLHRISRLLNEKREEIARLESLDTGKPLSQARADAAVAARYFEFYANTIESFYGETIPALSDTLVYTLREPHGVTAHIIPWNYPIQISCRTVAPALATGNCCVLKPAEEAPLTALRLGELALEAGLPPGALNVVPGYGEEAGAALAAHDGIDHLAFTGSVEVGRLVGRSAAGNVVPVTLELGGKSPNIVLADADLERAVPVIVNSIIQNAGQTCSAGSRLLVESRMHEEVVERVASRFREIRMGPGPEDPDLGPIISEAQRERVKGYVEAGQREAELVTGGDIPDDPALPGGFYFEPTLFDGVSPEATIFREEIFGPVLVTSTFEDIEEAAALANATDYGLIAAVWTRDVGKAHWLARELRVGQVYVNTYGAGGGVELPFGGFKRSGHGREKGYEALYEYTRTKTVALNYAR